Proteins from a genomic interval of Spea bombifrons isolate aSpeBom1 chromosome 4, aSpeBom1.2.pri, whole genome shotgun sequence:
- the MKLN1 gene encoding muskelin isoform X2 → MLTELHDKLVLKGDFDGSEELIEKAVNDGLFSQYISQQEYKPQWNQIIPKSTKGDTEDSRPGMRGGHQMVIDVESETVYLFGGWDGTQDLADFWAYSVRDNHWICISRDTEKENGPSARSCHKMCIDTQRRQIYTLGRYLDSSVRNSKSLKSDFYQYDIDTNTWSLLSEDTSADGGPKLVFDHQMCMDSEKHMIYTFGGRILTCNGNVDDSRATEPQFSGLFAFDCQTQTWKLLREDSCNAGPEDIQSRIGHCMLFHSKNRCLYVFGGQRSKTYLNDFFSYDVDNDHVEIISDGTKKDSGMVPMTGFTQRATIDPELNEIHVLSGLSKDKEKREENVRNSFWIYDIVRNSWSCVYKNDQASKENPNKNLQEEEPCPRFAHQLVYDELHKVHYLFGGNPGKSCSPKMRLDDFWSLKLCRPSKEYLLRHCKYLIRKHRYEERAQTEPLSALKYLQNDLFVTVDHSDPEETKEFQLLPSALFKTSKDFTPLGFSDVDHTYAQRTQLFDSLVNFFPDSMTPPKGNLVDLITL, encoded by the exons ATGTTAACAGAACTTCATGACAAGCTGGTTCTCAAAGGAGACTTTGATGGCAGTGAGGAGCTGATTGAAAAGGCTGTGAATG ATGGTCTTTTCAGCCAGTATATCAGTCAACAGGAATACAAACCACAGTGGAACCAGATAATTCCCAAAAGCACTAAAG GTGATACAGAAGATAGCAGGCCAGGAATGAGAGGTGGACATCAGATGGTCATTGATGTGGAGTCTg AGactgtatatttatttggtGGCTGGGATGGAACCCAGGACCTGGCTGACTTCTGGGCTTACAGTGTCCGAGACAACCATTGGATCTGCATATCCAGAGATACTGAAAAAGAG AACGGTCCAAGTGCCAGGTCATGTCACAAGATGTGCATTGACACTCAACGCAGGCAGATTTATACACTGGGTAGATATCTGGATTCCTCTGTAAGAAACAGCAAGTCATTAAAAAGTGATTTCTACCAATATGACATTGACACAAACACATGGTCGCTGCTAAGTGAGGATACCTCTGCCGATGGAGGACCTAAGCTTGTGTTTGATCATCAG ATGTGTATGGATTCAGAAAAGCACATGATCTACACTTTCGGAGGCCGCATTTTGACATGTAATGGCAATGTAGATGACAGTAGGGCCACTGAGCCCCAGTTTAGTGGACTTTTTGCTTTTGATTGCCAAACACAGACATGGAAACTACTTAGAGAAGACTCTTGTAATGCTGGACCAGAGGACATTCAATCCCGGATAGGACACTGCATGCTTTTCCACTCA AAAAATCgatgtttgtatgtatttggAGGACAGAGATCAAAGACATACTTAAATGACTTTTTTAGCTATGATGTGGACAATGATCATGTGGAGATCATATCAGATGGTACCAAGAAAGACTCTGGCATGG tcCCTATGACTGGCTTCACCCAAAGGGCTACTATAGACCCTGAGCTGAATGAAATTCACGTTTTGTCGGGTCTCAGTAAGGATAAAGAGAAACGCGAGGAGAATGTGAGGAACTCATTTTGGATCTATGACATTGTTCGGAATAGCTG gtCTTGTGTCTACAAGAATGATCAAGCATCAAAAGAAAATCCAAACAAAAACCTTCAAGAAGAGGAACCTTGCCCAAGATTTGCACACCAGTTAGTGTATGATGAATTGCACAAG GTTCATTATCTGTTTGGAGGAAACCCAGGGAAGTCCTGCTCTCCAAAGATGAGGTTGGATGACTTCTGGTCATTAAAGCTTTGCCGGCCTTCCAAAGAATACTTGCTGAGACACTGTAAATACCTAATTCGGAAACACAG GTATGAAGAACGTGCTCAAACGGAACCCCTCAGTGCACTCAAATACTTGCAGAATGATTTATTTGTCACGGTAGATCACTCTGACCCTGAGGAAACTAAAGAG tttCAGCTTCTCCCTTCTGCACTGTTCAAAACCAGCAAGGATTTTACTCCGTTGG GCTTCTCTGATGTTGATCACACCTATGCCCAGAGGACGCAGCTTTTTGATTCTTTGGTTAACTTCTTCCCTGACAGTATGACCCCTCCGAAAGGCAACCTGGTTGATCTTATTACATTGTGA